The Streptomyces sp. NBC_01268 genome window below encodes:
- a CDS encoding response regulator transcription factor, with the protein MEETTPHSRPVRVLVADDEAMVRAGIRAILARDPHVDVVAEAGDGSEALVLTRRHRPDVVLLDIQMPGLDGLTTVARLRREPTPVGVIMLTTFGQDEYITRALEEGADGFLLKADDPRELLNGVRAVGAGGAYLSPRVAGRVIAGMRAHRTAHPHRSLDRLTQRERDVLTGLAAGLSNAEIAGRLHLVEGTVKAHVSAVLTKLGARNRVEAAVAAHEAGLTRSHRG; encoded by the coding sequence GTGGAAGAGACGACGCCGCACAGCCGGCCGGTACGCGTCCTGGTAGCCGACGACGAGGCGATGGTCCGGGCCGGCATCCGGGCCATCCTGGCCCGGGACCCGCACGTCGACGTGGTCGCCGAGGCGGGCGACGGCAGCGAGGCCCTCGTGCTCACCCGCCGGCATCGGCCGGACGTGGTCCTGCTGGACATCCAGATGCCGGGCCTCGACGGGCTGACGACGGTGGCCCGGCTCCGCCGCGAGCCGACACCCGTCGGCGTGATCATGCTGACGACCTTCGGCCAGGACGAGTACATCACCCGGGCACTGGAGGAAGGCGCCGACGGATTCCTGCTGAAGGCGGACGACCCCAGAGAACTCCTCAACGGCGTACGGGCGGTCGGCGCCGGCGGCGCCTACCTGTCACCCCGGGTCGCCGGCCGGGTCATCGCCGGAATGCGCGCCCACCGCACGGCCCATCCCCACCGCTCCCTGGACCGGCTCACGCAGCGGGAACGCGACGTCCTGACCGGGCTCGCCGCAGGGCTGTCCAACGCGGAGATAGCGGGCCGGCTGCACCTCGTCGAGGGCACCGTGAAAGCACATGTCAGCGCCGTCCTGACGAAACTGGGCGCCCGCAACCGGGTGGAGGCGGCCGTCGCCGCCCACGAGGCGGGCCTGACCCGGTCGCACCGCGGGTGA
- a CDS encoding sensor histidine kinase translates to MRHPLLPPTRLVLADGALWAVLATVTGYGFRDAGGAASPVRDLLLPLAVLAVSVPLARTRPASAVLVVNGLCALGLADSATPANAHVLSLAALSCLLGVRIARARAALVVLAACLVVDVATCAVLRVPAVWWFYTLTVIPAALLLPWLVGRHWRGRRELVRGGWRLARSLEERQHLVAERARLTERADIAADMHDSLGHVLSLVALRAGALELSPDLTDRDRADLAELRGTIADAVEQLRQTVTVLHDPRDAGTGTGTVAGAGGLPVKDTVADLVARAAASGVPVSWEQRGPVPVLPPLVERGIYRVVREGLTNSVKHAPGSAVRIRIDHALDHTRVSVVNAARADARAGEADEQTSATGGRGLTGLRERMEVLGGALHTGPHQGGFRVTAVLPHQTTARPLERTAVTGAGTHTDHLGATESAERLAAVRRAARRRTVAAFAAPAAAAAIFLPAAAYLAWQLTTGVLTPSRFDALEPGRPRAELGRLLPARAFPYPPDDARSAPRPPGTDCDFYRSGRDLLHQVDLYRLCWSDGVLVAKDTLEANRSRPARPAETPHDVESPAATTYSP, encoded by the coding sequence ATGCGGCACCCTCTCCTCCCTCCGACCAGGCTCGTCCTCGCCGACGGGGCGCTGTGGGCCGTGCTCGCGACCGTCACCGGATACGGGTTCCGGGACGCGGGCGGGGCCGCCTCTCCGGTCCGGGACCTGCTGCTCCCCCTGGCCGTCCTGGCGGTGTCGGTCCCGCTGGCCCGCACCAGGCCGGCGTCGGCGGTGCTCGTCGTCAACGGGCTGTGCGCACTGGGTCTGGCGGATTCCGCGACCCCGGCCAACGCTCACGTCCTGTCGCTGGCCGCGTTGAGCTGTCTGCTCGGTGTGCGGATCGCCCGGGCCCGGGCGGCGCTGGTGGTGCTTGCGGCGTGCCTGGTCGTCGACGTCGCGACCTGCGCGGTGCTGCGGGTACCGGCCGTGTGGTGGTTCTACACCCTGACCGTGATACCCGCGGCGCTCCTGCTGCCGTGGCTGGTGGGCCGCCACTGGCGCGGCCGACGCGAACTCGTGCGGGGTGGCTGGAGGTTGGCCCGGAGCCTGGAGGAGCGCCAGCATCTCGTCGCGGAGCGGGCGCGGCTGACCGAACGCGCGGACATCGCGGCCGACATGCACGACTCGCTCGGCCATGTCCTGAGTCTGGTCGCCCTGCGCGCCGGGGCCCTGGAACTCTCCCCCGACCTCACCGACCGTGATCGCGCCGACCTGGCCGAGCTGCGCGGGACGATCGCCGATGCCGTCGAGCAGCTGCGGCAGACCGTCACCGTCCTCCACGACCCACGGGACGCGGGTACCGGGACCGGGACCGTGGCCGGCGCGGGCGGCCTGCCCGTCAAGGACACGGTCGCGGACCTCGTCGCCCGGGCGGCCGCCTCCGGGGTGCCGGTGAGCTGGGAGCAGCGCGGACCGGTGCCGGTGCTGCCGCCGCTGGTGGAACGCGGAATCTACCGGGTGGTGCGGGAGGGCCTCACCAACTCCGTGAAGCACGCCCCGGGAAGCGCCGTCAGGATACGGATCGACCACGCGCTCGACCACACCCGCGTGAGTGTCGTGAACGCCGCGCGGGCGGACGCACGGGCCGGAGAAGCCGACGAGCAGACGTCCGCCACCGGCGGCCGGGGACTGACAGGGCTTCGGGAACGGATGGAGGTCCTCGGCGGCGCCTTGCACACCGGTCCGCACCAGGGCGGCTTCCGCGTCACCGCCGTCCTCCCCCACCAGACGACGGCCCGCCCCCTGGAACGGACAGCCGTCACCGGGGCAGGCACGCACACCGACCACCTCGGGGCCACGGAATCCGCCGAACGACTCGCCGCGGTGAGGCGCGCCGCGCGGCGCCGCACCGTTGCGGCGTTCGCCGCGCCCGCCGCTGCGGCAGCGATCTTCCTCCCGGCCGCCGCCTATCTTGCCTGGCAGCTGACGACGGGAGTGCTGACACCGTCCCGGTTCGATGCCCTGGAGCCGGGACGCCCCCGCGCCGAGCTCGGCCGTCTGCTTCCGGCACGCGCCTTCCCGTATCCGCCGGACGACGCCCGTTCCGCACCCCGACCGCCCGGTACCGATTGCGACTTCTACCGCTCCGGCCGCGACCTGCTGCACCAGGTCGATCTCTACCGGCTCTGCTGGTCGGACGGCGTCCTCGTGGCCAAGGACACCCTGGAAGCGAACCGGAGCCGACCGGCCCGGCCCGCGGAGACGCCTCACGACGTCGAGAGCCCGGCCGCCACGACGTACAGCCCCTGA
- a CDS encoding ATP-binding cassette domain-containing protein produces MISLRGLTKRYGETPAVDDLTLDVHAGRVTGFLGPNGAGKSTTMRMILGLDRPTRGRALIAGRPYADLRRPLRAVGAMLDARAVHPARSGRAHLVAQARANGIGVRRVDEVLEAVGLAEASRRPAGTYSLGMSGRLGVAGALLGDPPVLILDEPVNGLDPDGVQWIRGLVRDQAAQGRTVFLSSHLMSEMQVTADHLVVIGRGRLLSDTSLASFLAAASPASARASVPDPEGRSALVRCLTAATDVRVETSASGELAVGGMSAAELGDLAHRCGVRLHALGDVTVSLEQAYMDLTARSVEYASGATEQKGAQR; encoded by the coding sequence GTGATCAGCCTTCGAGGACTGACCAAACGCTACGGCGAGACGCCGGCCGTGGACGACCTGACGCTCGACGTCCACGCCGGCCGGGTGACCGGCTTCCTCGGCCCCAACGGGGCCGGGAAGTCGACGACGATGCGCATGATCCTGGGGCTCGACCGCCCCACACGCGGACGGGCCCTGATCGCCGGCCGGCCCTACGCCGACCTCCGCCGGCCGTTGCGGGCGGTCGGGGCGATGCTGGACGCCCGCGCCGTCCACCCGGCCCGCTCCGGCCGCGCGCACCTGGTCGCCCAGGCCCGGGCCAACGGCATCGGGGTACGACGGGTGGACGAAGTCCTGGAGGCGGTGGGTCTGGCCGAGGCGTCCCGCAGACCTGCGGGGACGTACTCCCTGGGTATGAGCGGGCGGTTGGGAGTGGCGGGCGCTCTGCTCGGCGACCCTCCGGTGCTGATCCTGGACGAACCGGTCAACGGCCTCGACCCCGACGGGGTGCAGTGGATCCGCGGACTCGTGCGGGACCAGGCGGCGCAGGGGCGCACCGTGTTCCTGTCCAGCCATCTGATGAGCGAGATGCAGGTGACGGCCGATCATCTCGTGGTGATCGGGCGGGGGCGGCTGCTGAGCGACACGTCCCTGGCGTCGTTCCTGGCTGCCGCGTCGCCCGCCTCGGCTCGGGCCTCGGTGCCCGACCCGGAAGGGCGGTCCGCGCTGGTCCGCTGTCTGACGGCGGCCACCGACGTGCGTGTGGAGACGTCCGCGTCGGGGGAACTCGCCGTGGGTGGCATGAGCGCGGCCGAACTCGGGGACCTCGCCCACCGCTGCGGCGTGCGGCTGCACGCGCTGGGCGACGTGACGGTTTCGCTGGAGCAGGCGTACATGGACCTGACCGCGCGGAGCGTCGAGTACGCCTCGGGCGCCACCGAGCAGAAGGGGGCACAGCGGTGA
- a CDS encoding 2OG-Fe(II) oxygenase has product MRNDTARVTGQPGQWATIVPGLAPDVCAELAERCRSLDTVATGVVGQESLPDHRVGHSRLLPRSALFEDVYQLIWDAAEVLNRHYFELDVTEIVKPPQFLEYVGGHGHFHWHNDYGLEKPLSKRKLTVSIQLSDGRDYEGGDLEVFGTPQPMPRTQGSIIVLPAFVHHKVTPVTSGIRCALVGWLAGPPLR; this is encoded by the coding sequence ATGAGGAACGACACGGCTCGCGTCACGGGCCAGCCCGGGCAGTGGGCCACGATCGTGCCCGGCCTCGCCCCCGATGTGTGTGCGGAACTCGCCGAGCGGTGCAGGTCTCTCGACACCGTCGCCACTGGCGTCGTCGGCCAGGAGTCCTTGCCCGATCACCGCGTCGGCCATTCACGTCTGCTTCCGCGGTCGGCGCTGTTCGAGGACGTCTACCAACTCATCTGGGACGCGGCCGAGGTGCTGAACCGCCACTACTTCGAGCTGGACGTGACCGAGATCGTCAAACCCCCGCAGTTCCTCGAGTACGTCGGGGGCCACGGGCACTTCCACTGGCACAACGACTACGGCCTCGAAAAACCGCTGTCCAAAAGGAAGTTGACCGTCAGCATCCAACTCAGCGATGGCCGCGACTACGAGGGCGGCGACCTCGAGGTGTTCGGCACGCCGCAGCCCATGCCGAGGACGCAGGGCAGCATCATCGTGCTCCCCGCCTTCGTACACCACAAGGTCACACCCGTGACATCGGGAATCAGGTGCGCCTTGGTCGGGTGGCTGGCCGGACCGCCCTTGCGCTAG
- a CDS encoding SigE family RNA polymerase sigma factor yields MTVEEFEEFYAHAVARLTGQLYVMLGDLHEAQDVVQEAFVKGWNRRRQLDRDGQAEAWIRTVAWRLAVSRWRRRRRTSEAWRRGTVQPAAVEGPGPDHLVLVEAMRDLPQQQRRTLALHYLCDLSVDQVAAETGLSAGTVKTHLSRGRAALAGRIEDPHDPRTARPSSEEAPDA; encoded by the coding sequence TTGACGGTCGAGGAGTTCGAAGAGTTCTACGCCCATGCGGTGGCGCGGCTCACGGGGCAGTTGTACGTGATGCTGGGCGATCTGCACGAGGCGCAGGACGTCGTGCAGGAGGCCTTCGTCAAGGGCTGGAACCGTCGGCGGCAGCTGGACCGGGACGGGCAGGCTGAGGCCTGGATCCGCACGGTCGCGTGGCGGCTCGCCGTCAGCCGCTGGCGGCGCCGCCGACGGACGAGCGAGGCGTGGCGGCGCGGCACGGTGCAGCCGGCGGCCGTCGAGGGGCCCGGGCCCGACCACCTCGTCCTCGTCGAGGCGATGCGGGACCTGCCGCAGCAGCAGCGGCGGACCCTCGCCCTGCACTACCTCTGCGACCTGAGCGTCGACCAGGTCGCCGCCGAGACCGGCCTGTCCGCCGGCACCGTCAAGACCCACCTGTCCCGCGGCCGGGCGGCGCTCGCCGGCCGCATCGAGGATCCGCACGACCCTCGTACCGCCCGCCCGTCCAGCGAGGAGGCACCCGATGCATGA
- the asnB gene encoding asparagine synthase (glutamine-hydrolyzing), producing the protein MCGITGWISFDRDLGTQPAALDAMTETMACRGPDAHDTWIQGHAALGHRRLAIIDLPGGRQPMTVDTPHGSVCLVYSGEVYNFTELRSELSGRGHRFTTRSDTEVVLRGYLEWGERIAERLNGMYAFAVWDARHDRLLMIRDRMGVKPLSYYPTPDGVLFGSEPKAILAHPQATARVTADGLRELFTMVKTPGHAVWDGMVEVEPGTVVTVDRTGVHRQVYWQLETRPHTDDRDTTITTVRSLLDDIVRRQLVADVPLCTLLSGGLDSSAMTALAARRLGAHGDKVRSFAVDFVGRTDNFVADELRGTPDTPFVHDVARAAHTEHQDIVLDPQALADPEVRASMVRARDLPTGFGDMDASLYLLFRAIREQSTVALSGESADEVFGGYQQFFDEEARRGTTFPWLVRFGRHFGDDAEVLRPELLDTLDLDGYVADQYRTATAGIGRLDGESDLEYRMRRISHLHLTRFVRVLLDRKDRASMAVGLEVRVPFCDHRLVEYVYNTPWALKSFDGREKSLLREATADLLPRSVYDRVKSPYPSTQDPKYAAALQDQVKDLLARSAHPVFELVDPDRLRRLLHRDSPVSTQAERRGLERTLDLALWLDLYRPEIRPN; encoded by the coding sequence ATGTGCGGCATCACCGGCTGGATCTCCTTCGACCGCGACCTGGGCACCCAGCCCGCCGCGTTGGACGCGATGACGGAGACGATGGCATGCCGGGGCCCCGACGCCCACGACACGTGGATCCAGGGCCACGCGGCCCTCGGCCACCGCAGGCTGGCCATCATCGACCTCCCCGGCGGCCGCCAGCCGATGACCGTCGACACCCCGCACGGCAGCGTCTGCCTCGTCTACTCGGGGGAGGTGTACAACTTCACCGAACTCCGCAGCGAACTGAGCGGCCGCGGGCACCGCTTCACGACCCGGTCCGACACCGAAGTGGTCCTGCGCGGCTACCTCGAATGGGGCGAACGGATCGCGGAACGGCTCAACGGGATGTACGCCTTCGCCGTCTGGGACGCCCGGCACGACCGCCTGCTGATGATCCGGGACCGCATGGGCGTCAAGCCCCTCTCCTACTACCCGACGCCCGACGGAGTCCTGTTCGGCTCCGAACCCAAGGCGATCCTCGCCCACCCGCAGGCCACCGCCCGCGTCACCGCGGACGGCCTGCGCGAACTCTTCACCATGGTCAAGACGCCCGGACACGCGGTCTGGGACGGCATGGTGGAAGTCGAACCCGGCACCGTCGTCACCGTCGACCGGACAGGGGTGCACCGGCAGGTCTACTGGCAGCTGGAGACCCGCCCGCACACCGACGACCGCGACACCACGATCACCACGGTGCGTTCCCTCCTCGACGACATCGTGCGCCGCCAGCTCGTCGCCGACGTGCCCCTCTGCACCCTTCTCTCCGGCGGCCTCGACTCCTCCGCCATGACCGCACTCGCCGCCCGCCGGCTCGGCGCGCACGGCGATAAGGTCCGCAGCTTCGCCGTCGACTTCGTCGGGCGGACGGACAACTTCGTCGCCGACGAACTGCGTGGCACCCCCGACACCCCGTTCGTGCACGACGTGGCCCGCGCCGCCCACACGGAACACCAGGACATCGTGCTCGACCCCCAGGCCCTGGCCGACCCGGAGGTCCGCGCGAGCATGGTCCGTGCGCGCGACCTGCCCACCGGGTTCGGCGACATGGACGCCTCGCTGTACCTGCTCTTCCGGGCCATCCGGGAGCAGTCGACGGTCGCCCTGTCCGGGGAGTCCGCCGACGAGGTCTTCGGCGGCTACCAGCAGTTCTTCGACGAAGAGGCGCGTCGTGGCACCACCTTCCCCTGGCTGGTGCGCTTCGGACGCCACTTCGGCGACGACGCGGAGGTCCTGCGCCCCGAACTCCTGGACACCCTCGACCTGGACGGCTACGTCGCCGACCAGTACCGCACCGCGACCGCCGGCATCGGCCGCCTCGACGGCGAGAGCGACCTCGAGTACCGGATGCGCCGCATCTCCCACCTCCACCTCACCCGCTTCGTCCGCGTCCTCCTCGACCGCAAGGACCGCGCGAGCATGGCCGTCGGCCTGGAGGTCAGGGTCCCGTTCTGCGACCACCGGCTCGTCGAGTACGTCTACAACACCCCTTGGGCGCTGAAGTCGTTCGACGGCCGGGAGAAGAGCCTGCTGCGCGAGGCGACCGCCGACCTGCTGCCCAGGTCCGTCTACGACAGGGTCAAGAGCCCGTACCCCTCCACCCAGGACCCCAAGTACGCCGCGGCCCTCCAGGACCAGGTCAAGGACCTCCTGGCCCGCTCCGCCCACCCGGTCTTCGAACTCGTCGACCCCGACCGCCTGCGCCGGCTGCTCCACCGCGACTCCCCGGTCAGCACGCAGGCGGAACGGCGCGGCCTGGAGCGCACGCTGGACCTCGCCCTGTGGCTGGACCTGTACCGCCCGGAGATCCGGCCGAACTGA
- a CDS encoding MFS transporter, with protein MMFAVAMTFIDQTIVSIAAPDIVRELGLSSSGMQWVVNAYLLALAAFFALGGRLADLYGPRRIVVIGTLVFVIASVLCGCVPSGTYAQPWLIAFRAVQGLGAALLFPAALAVVVAVFPVERRGRALALFFGISGALTAVGPLLGGWLTASWTWRAVFWVNVPVAVIALVLTALAHITNRPRPGTLDVPGAALVAAGMGLSVLGFQQAWTWGWGNWATWLCVVGGLVILYVFVRYERGVRHPLIDLRVFQDKAFRADTAVLFFAMLAFVPVFFFSSVYAQVSLSASPNQAALFLLYFFAGFALASQWGGRILDKRGARPALKAGAVLGAVGFALWAHELTNLSMHDQWPYAALAGAGIGFILAPASTDAVNRAIGASYGEVTGITQTVRNYAASVGLAVFGTLLSRAMTQNVTDTLRARGVSPAVADQVARGITDSVSGHGDGTPPTGTGPVAEATRDAMSAIQTDFAQANQWVFYGMAVALALAFVCALRHPGGRVAVKDPTPADPSAERGA; from the coding sequence ATGATGTTCGCGGTGGCGATGACCTTCATCGACCAGACCATCGTCTCCATCGCCGCGCCCGACATCGTGCGCGAGCTGGGACTCTCCAGTTCGGGCATGCAGTGGGTGGTCAACGCCTACCTGCTGGCCCTCGCCGCGTTCTTCGCCCTCGGCGGCCGCCTGGCCGACCTGTACGGGCCACGGCGCATCGTGGTCATCGGCACGCTCGTCTTCGTGATCGCGTCGGTCCTCTGCGGCTGCGTCCCCTCGGGTACCTATGCCCAGCCCTGGCTCATCGCCTTCCGGGCCGTCCAGGGCCTCGGCGCGGCGCTGCTGTTCCCGGCCGCGCTGGCCGTGGTCGTGGCCGTCTTCCCCGTCGAACGGCGGGGCAGGGCCCTCGCCCTGTTCTTCGGGATCTCCGGTGCGCTGACCGCCGTCGGCCCGCTCCTCGGCGGCTGGCTCACGGCCTCCTGGACCTGGCGCGCCGTCTTCTGGGTGAACGTCCCCGTCGCCGTCATCGCCCTGGTCCTCACCGCCCTCGCCCACATCACGAACCGCCCGCGCCCCGGCACCCTCGACGTGCCCGGCGCGGCCCTCGTCGCCGCCGGCATGGGCCTGAGCGTCCTCGGCTTCCAGCAGGCCTGGACCTGGGGATGGGGCAACTGGGCGACCTGGCTGTGCGTCGTCGGCGGTCTCGTGATCCTGTACGTGTTCGTACGGTACGAGCGCGGTGTCCGCCACCCCCTGATCGACCTGCGGGTCTTCCAGGACAAGGCGTTCCGGGCGGACACGGCCGTGCTGTTCTTCGCGATGCTCGCGTTCGTGCCGGTGTTCTTCTTCTCCTCCGTCTACGCCCAGGTGTCCCTCAGCGCCTCCCCGAACCAGGCGGCGCTCTTCCTGCTCTACTTCTTCGCCGGCTTCGCCCTCGCCTCCCAGTGGGGCGGCCGGATCCTCGACAAACGGGGCGCGCGCCCCGCGCTGAAGGCCGGAGCGGTCCTGGGCGCGGTCGGCTTCGCCCTCTGGGCCCACGAACTCACCAACCTGTCCATGCACGACCAGTGGCCCTACGCGGCCCTGGCCGGCGCGGGCATCGGCTTCATCCTGGCCCCGGCGTCGACGGACGCGGTCAACCGGGCCATCGGCGCCTCGTACGGCGAGGTCACCGGCATCACCCAGACCGTCCGCAACTACGCGGCGAGCGTCGGCCTCGCGGTCTTCGGCACCCTGTTGTCCCGGGCCATGACGCAGAACGTGACGGACACGCTCCGGGCGCGGGGCGTCTCGCCCGCCGTGGCGGACCAGGTCGCGCGCGGCATCACCGACTCCGTCTCCGGCCACGGCGACGGGACCCCGCCGACCGGCACCGGTCCTGTCGCCGAGGCCACCCGCGACGCCATGTCGGCCATCCAGACGGACTTCGCCCAGGCCAACCAGTGGGTCTTCTACGGCATGGCCGTCGCCCTCGCCCTGGCCTTCGTGTGCGCCCTGCGCCACCCGGGCGGCCGGGTCGCCGTCAAGGACCCGACGCCAGCGGACCCGAGTGCGGAGCGCGGCGCCTGA
- a CDS encoding mannosyltransferase family protein: protein MRRALRHLDGADRDVLVLYLATRVALLLTAYCTAWLFPHDPESHVPAPFGAVVGRWDWNHYLHIARDGYFPDDPAARPGEWDNREAFFPGFPLALRSAHLLLGDWIAAGLAVSLAAGAVAVVALARIARHHLPEPGGPRRAALLLLASPCAVFLAVGYTESLFLAFALPAWLAARRDAWRLASLLAAGATTVRVTGLFLVAALVVQFALTARRRGTLRAFPWPALPAVPPLLYVGYLYSRTGDWMAWKHAQERGWYRQFHSPWESWSTTWEAAFGQAYPTPYALLWQGELVAMLVGIATVVLLARARRWPEAVYVALSLWALGTSYWYMSIPRATLLWWPLWIGLAGWTLRSSRRTAVWFCLSVPLCVILAVTYFSGRWAG from the coding sequence GTGCGCAGGGCCCTGCGCCACCTGGACGGCGCCGACCGCGACGTCCTGGTCCTCTACCTCGCCACCCGGGTCGCGTTGCTCCTCACCGCGTACTGCACCGCCTGGCTCTTCCCCCACGACCCGGAGAGCCACGTGCCCGCCCCCTTCGGCGCGGTCGTGGGCCGATGGGACTGGAACCACTACCTGCACATCGCCCGGGACGGGTACTTCCCCGACGACCCCGCCGCCCGCCCCGGCGAGTGGGACAACCGGGAGGCCTTCTTCCCCGGCTTCCCCCTCGCCCTGCGGTCGGCACACCTCCTCCTCGGCGACTGGATCGCCGCCGGGCTCGCGGTCTCCCTGGCCGCGGGGGCCGTCGCGGTCGTCGCCCTCGCCCGCATCGCCCGCCACCACCTGCCGGAGCCGGGCGGCCCCCGCCGCGCCGCGCTGCTCCTCCTCGCCTCGCCGTGCGCGGTCTTCCTCGCCGTCGGCTACACCGAGTCGCTCTTTCTCGCCTTCGCCCTCCCGGCCTGGCTCGCCGCCCGCCGCGACGCCTGGCGGCTTGCCTCGCTCCTCGCGGCCGGTGCCACCACCGTGCGCGTGACCGGCCTCTTCCTGGTCGCCGCGCTCGTCGTCCAATTCGCCCTCACGGCCCGCCGCAGGGGCACGCTGCGCGCGTTCCCCTGGCCGGCGCTGCCTGCGGTCCCGCCGCTGCTCTACGTCGGATACCTGTACAGCCGGACCGGGGACTGGATGGCATGGAAGCACGCCCAGGAGCGCGGCTGGTACCGGCAGTTCCACTCCCCGTGGGAGTCGTGGAGCACCACCTGGGAGGCCGCCTTCGGGCAGGCCTACCCGACCCCGTACGCGCTCCTGTGGCAGGGCGAACTCGTCGCGATGCTGGTGGGGATCGCGACCGTCGTCCTGCTCGCGCGGGCACGACGCTGGCCGGAAGCCGTCTACGTCGCGCTCAGCCTCTGGGCGCTGGGCACCTCGTACTGGTACATGTCCATCCCGCGCGCCACGTTGCTCTGGTGGCCCCTGTGGATCGGCCTCGCCGGATGGACACTGCGCTCCTCCCGGCGGACGGCGGTCTGGTTCTGCCTGTCGGTCCCGCTCTGCGTGATCCTCGCTGTGACCTACTTCTCGGGGCGCTGGGCGGGCTGA
- a CDS encoding ABC transporter permease, whose amino-acid sequence MSTGMSTGNPVTGRPEEEPAAPGRRWAGGFAGAVACEWTKLWSVRASSLCLLAGLVVTAVFTFYYASISRINEHPVQPAGNAVAASVVVTQFAVVVLAAVAVTSEYSTGTMRSSLLWVPRRHRVQAAKALVAGAVASLAGAVYTVVGTAVAWPAFEGRASFDAGTTVGQILAIGGYQALVAVLTVGVAFAARHPAGALSVLAGLLWALPSVLLGLGSDALAAVNDALPYGAGSHLMRSGGDAPYSSATALLIVAAWTAVAHITGRYVLRRRDA is encoded by the coding sequence GTGAGTACCGGGATGTCCACCGGCAATCCGGTGACCGGGCGGCCCGAGGAGGAGCCCGCGGCTCCAGGACGGCGCTGGGCTGGTGGCTTCGCCGGGGCCGTGGCCTGCGAGTGGACCAAGCTCTGGTCCGTCCGCGCCTCCTCCCTCTGTCTTCTGGCGGGACTCGTGGTCACCGCCGTGTTCACCTTCTACTACGCCTCGATCTCCCGTATCAACGAGCACCCGGTCCAGCCCGCGGGGAACGCGGTGGCCGCCTCCGTGGTCGTCACCCAGTTCGCGGTCGTCGTCCTGGCCGCGGTCGCGGTGACCTCCGAGTACTCGACGGGGACCATGCGTTCCTCCCTGTTGTGGGTGCCGCGGCGGCATCGGGTCCAGGCGGCGAAGGCGCTGGTGGCGGGCGCGGTCGCGTCCCTCGCGGGTGCCGTGTACACCGTGGTGGGCACGGCCGTCGCCTGGCCGGCGTTCGAGGGGCGGGCCTCCTTCGACGCCGGCACGACCGTCGGTCAGATCCTCGCGATCGGGGGCTATCAGGCGCTCGTGGCCGTACTCACCGTCGGGGTGGCTTTCGCCGCGCGGCATCCGGCCGGCGCGCTGTCGGTCCTCGCCGGGCTGCTGTGGGCGCTGCCGAGCGTGCTCCTGGGGCTCGGCAGCGACGCGCTCGCGGCCGTGAACGACGCCCTGCCGTACGGAGCGGGCTCCCATCTCATGCGCTCCGGCGGCGACGCCCCGTACTCCTCGGCCACGGCCCTCCTCATCGTGGCCGCGTGGACGGCGGTGGCGCACATCACCGGCCGGTACGTGCTGCGCCGCAGGGACGCCTGA